A single genomic interval of Saccharothrix saharensis harbors:
- a CDS encoding replication initiator, producing MVSTLDDRIAHRLRRADYRTWRDKVTATGGCAQPIRMTGGWQVQDQATGALLDWHGGDVFIPCGNRRESVCPSCSDRYAADAYHLMHAGLAGGSKGVPTSVTEKPRVFATLTAPSFGPVHNRRTTSRGKVLPCACGTWHHPDDPTIGTPLDPDTYDYVGSVLWQANAGELWHRFVTALKREVMKAVGLPVRAFTDHARLSYAKVAEYQRRGLVHFHAVVRLDGPDGPADPAPPWASAELLAAAITSATRSVALDQALPDGTPITLRWGSQVDVRRIRPTSAHEVEEDGEISETRLAGYVAKYATKGTGKSEAADRPIRSQLDIDHLRVHAHHRRIIQTTWDLGDLKQYSKLNLRRWAHMLAFRGHFLSKSRAYSTTFKAIRGERRAFRTAEMLDQLGHDPGSVLLVNDWTYTGTGYADDAERELALAIAERTREQRRQRYEQEVAA from the coding sequence GTGGTGTCCACGCTTGATGACCGTATTGCCCACCGGCTTCGGCGGGCCGACTACCGGACCTGGCGCGACAAGGTCACCGCGACCGGCGGATGCGCCCAACCGATCCGGATGACCGGCGGCTGGCAGGTCCAGGACCAGGCCACCGGGGCACTGCTGGACTGGCACGGCGGGGACGTGTTCATCCCCTGCGGCAACCGCCGCGAGTCCGTGTGCCCCTCCTGTTCCGACCGGTACGCGGCTGACGCCTACCACCTCATGCACGCCGGACTCGCCGGTGGCTCGAAGGGCGTGCCGACCTCGGTCACGGAGAAGCCGCGCGTGTTCGCCACGCTGACCGCCCCGTCGTTCGGACCGGTGCACAACCGGCGCACCACCAGCCGCGGGAAGGTCCTGCCCTGCGCGTGCGGCACCTGGCACCACCCCGACGACCCGACCATCGGAACCCCGCTCGACCCCGACACCTACGACTACGTCGGCTCGGTGCTGTGGCAGGCCAACGCCGGGGAGCTGTGGCACCGGTTCGTCACCGCCCTCAAGCGCGAGGTGATGAAGGCCGTCGGGCTGCCGGTCCGTGCGTTCACCGACCACGCCCGGCTCTCCTACGCCAAGGTCGCCGAGTACCAACGGCGCGGCCTGGTCCACTTCCACGCCGTCGTGCGCCTGGACGGCCCGGACGGTCCCGCCGACCCCGCCCCGCCGTGGGCCTCGGCCGAGCTGCTGGCAGCCGCCATCACCAGTGCAACTCGGTCCGTCGCCCTGGACCAGGCGCTACCCGACGGCACCCCGATCACGCTGCGGTGGGGCTCGCAGGTCGACGTCCGCCGCATCCGCCCGACCAGCGCCCACGAGGTCGAAGAGGACGGCGAGATCAGCGAGACGCGCCTGGCGGGCTACGTGGCCAAGTACGCCACCAAGGGCACCGGCAAGAGCGAAGCAGCCGACCGCCCGATCCGCTCCCAACTCGACATCGACCACCTGCGAGTGCATGCCCACCACCGCCGGATCATCCAGACCACGTGGGACCTCGGTGACCTGAAGCAGTACTCGAAGCTCAACCTGCGGCGCTGGGCGCACATGCTCGCCTTCCGGGGCCACTTCCTGAGCAAGTCCCGCGCCTACTCGACCACCTTCAAGGCCATCCGGGGCGAGCGCCGCGCGTTTCGCACCGCCGAAATGCTCGACCAGCTCGGCCACGACCCCGGCTCGGTGCTGCTGGTCAACGACTGGACCTACACCGGCACCGGCTACGCCGACGATGCCGAGCGCGAGCTGGCCCTGGCCATCGCCGAACGCACCCGTGAACAGCGCAGACAACGGTACGAACAGGAGGTAGCAGCATGA
- a CDS encoding helix-turn-helix transcriptional regulator — MSKLWGMKEVADFLGVPVNTLYQWRTRNYGPPGKRIGKYVRFVPDQVKAWVDSLPDGIA, encoded by the coding sequence ATGAGCAAGCTCTGGGGGATGAAGGAGGTCGCCGACTTCCTGGGCGTCCCGGTCAACACCCTCTACCAATGGCGCACCCGCAACTACGGCCCGCCCGGCAAGCGGATCGGCAAGTACGTGCGCTTCGTCCCCGACCAGGTCAAGGCCTGGGTCGACTCGCTACCGGACGGGATCGCCTGA
- a CDS encoding site-specific integrase, protein MPRPPLPLGTYGKIRTYPTSTGWRATTKFRDFDGVTRYVERWGKTKAASTRALQEALRNRTPPSGAEGITPDMRFWEAAELWLEQFQRAIDAGRRSPTSKETYENRLRGLVLPAIGELRVQELTVPRLGQVVAAAQDKHSAATAKTVRTILSGICGLAVRHGALASNPVRDVAPLEGRKARARALVLEELADLLAKLDSDEEAVRHDLPDLARWYAGTGERTGEGLAVHWHHLDLNAGTVDWGGSLIRVKGQGQRINHGKTDVSERALPLSAWLVDVLRERRAKLAERFGVDQADLRGPVFPNSLGGLRDKHNTLARWREFRDRAGYPWVTFRTFRRSVATILDEAGLSARQIADQLGHSKVSTTQDVYMARKVTSRKAADALEAVKGFRS, encoded by the coding sequence ATGCCGCGCCCACCGCTTCCGCTCGGCACGTACGGGAAGATCAGGACCTACCCCACCTCGACGGGATGGCGGGCGACGACGAAGTTCCGCGACTTCGACGGGGTGACGCGTTACGTCGAGAGGTGGGGCAAGACCAAGGCAGCTTCGACGCGTGCACTTCAGGAGGCGCTGCGGAACCGCACTCCCCCGTCCGGGGCGGAGGGCATCACCCCGGACATGAGGTTCTGGGAGGCGGCCGAGCTGTGGCTGGAGCAGTTCCAACGGGCGATCGACGCGGGCCGCCGCTCCCCCACCTCCAAGGAGACCTACGAGAACCGGTTGCGCGGCCTGGTCCTGCCTGCCATCGGCGAGTTGCGGGTGCAGGAGTTGACCGTTCCGCGGCTTGGTCAGGTGGTGGCGGCGGCGCAGGACAAGCACAGCGCGGCGACGGCCAAGACGGTGCGGACGATCCTGTCCGGCATCTGCGGCCTGGCGGTGCGGCACGGAGCGTTGGCGTCCAACCCGGTCCGGGACGTGGCACCGCTGGAGGGACGCAAGGCGCGTGCTCGGGCGCTGGTGCTGGAGGAGCTGGCCGACCTGCTGGCCAAGCTCGACTCGGACGAAGAGGCGGTCCGTCACGACCTGCCTGACCTGGCGCGCTGGTACGCGGGCACGGGTGAGCGGACCGGGGAGGGGTTGGCGGTGCACTGGCACCACCTGGACCTGAACGCCGGAACGGTGGACTGGGGTGGCAGCCTGATCCGGGTCAAGGGTCAGGGTCAGCGGATCAACCACGGCAAGACGGACGTGTCCGAGCGGGCTTTGCCGCTGTCGGCCTGGCTGGTCGACGTGCTTCGAGAGCGGCGGGCGAAGCTGGCGGAACGCTTCGGGGTCGACCAGGCGGACCTGCGAGGCCCAGTGTTCCCGAACTCGCTCGGCGGGCTCCGGGACAAGCACAACACGCTCGCGCGGTGGCGGGAGTTCCGGGACCGGGCGGGCTACCCGTGGGTGACCTTCCGGACGTTCCGGCGGTCGGTGGCGACGATCTTGGACGAGGCCGGATTGAGCGCTCGGCAGATCGCCGATCAGCTCGGACACTCCAAGGTGTCGACCACGCAGGACGTCTACATGGCGCGCAAGGTGACCAGCCGGAAGGCCGCTGACGCGCTGGAGGCGGTTAAGGGGTTCCGCTCATAA
- a CDS encoding oxygenase MpaB family protein, which produces MADRSAPFDRFAIRRRITSLDPERDHAEIMRLSSGYEFPWDYVRALEFALFRTYCVPSISALLAKTGEFERRPQKRYDDTALLMAELVEHGYDSPRGREALRVVNRLHGRYDISNDDMRYVLSTFIFDPIEWITKFGWRPLTDHERLGAFHFYRAVGARMGIKDLPATYEAYRAFKREYEDANFTYSDTNRAIGRYTLDLFCSWYPVPRALTAKAVLAMLDGPMLTAFGFPRQPRWLTTAAHTTLRLRATALRHLPPRRAPHLTNAKNRTYPNYPTGYRPTDLGAP; this is translated from the coding sequence ATGGCCGACCGATCCGCCCCCTTCGACCGCTTCGCCATCCGGCGCCGCATCACGTCCCTGGACCCGGAACGGGACCACGCCGAGATCATGCGCCTGTCGTCCGGGTACGAGTTCCCGTGGGACTACGTGCGGGCGCTGGAGTTCGCCCTGTTCCGGACCTACTGCGTGCCGTCGATCTCGGCGTTGCTGGCGAAGACGGGCGAGTTCGAGCGGCGGCCGCAGAAGCGGTACGACGACACGGCGCTGCTGATGGCGGAGCTGGTGGAGCACGGCTACGACTCGCCGCGGGGCCGTGAGGCGTTGCGCGTGGTGAACCGGCTGCACGGGCGGTACGACATCTCGAACGACGACATGCGGTACGTGCTGTCGACGTTCATCTTCGACCCGATCGAGTGGATCACGAAGTTCGGCTGGCGACCGTTGACCGACCACGAGCGGCTGGGCGCGTTCCACTTCTACCGCGCCGTCGGTGCCCGGATGGGCATCAAGGACCTGCCCGCCACCTACGAGGCCTACCGGGCGTTCAAGCGGGAGTACGAGGACGCGAACTTCACCTACAGCGACACGAACCGCGCGATCGGCCGGTACACGCTGGACCTGTTCTGCTCCTGGTACCCGGTGCCCCGCGCGCTCACCGCCAAGGCCGTCCTAGCCATGCTGGACGGTCCGATGCTGACCGCGTTCGGCTTCCCCCGCCAACCGCGCTGGCTGACCACCGCCGCCCACACCACCCTGCGCCTGCGCGCCACCGCGCTACGCCACCTCCCGCCCCGCAGGGCACCGCACCTGACCAACGCGAAGAACCGGACCTACCCGAACTACCCCACGGGCTACCGCCCCACCGACCTCGGAGCCCCGTAG
- a CDS encoding trans-aconitate 2-methyltransferase — MWDPGRYLAFADHRSRPFHELVARIGAEAPRRVVDLGCGPGNLTESLARRWPSAVVEALDSSPEMVSAARARGVDARLGDVTTWEPAPDTDVVVTNAVLQWVPGHEDLLREWARALPSGAWLAVQVPGNFSGPSHELVRSLVAESWPALRGLLRPSPVLDPRGYAEVLDGCAVDAWETTYLQRLEGEDAVLEWITGAALRPIRAALDDGEWAAFRGRLAPLLREAYPPRADGTTWFPFRRVFAVALVP, encoded by the coding sequence ATGTGGGATCCGGGTCGGTACCTGGCGTTCGCCGACCACCGGTCGCGGCCGTTCCACGAGCTGGTGGCCCGCATCGGCGCCGAAGCGCCGCGCCGGGTGGTCGACCTGGGCTGCGGCCCGGGGAACCTGACGGAGTCGTTGGCGCGGCGGTGGCCGTCGGCGGTGGTGGAGGCGCTGGACTCGTCGCCGGAGATGGTCTCGGCGGCACGGGCGCGCGGGGTCGACGCGCGGCTCGGTGACGTGACGACGTGGGAGCCCGCGCCGGACACCGACGTGGTCGTGACCAACGCGGTGCTGCAGTGGGTGCCGGGGCACGAGGACCTGCTGCGGGAGTGGGCGCGGGCGCTGCCGTCCGGCGCGTGGCTGGCGGTGCAGGTGCCCGGCAACTTCTCCGGGCCGTCGCACGAGCTGGTGCGGTCGCTGGTGGCCGAGTCGTGGCCCGCGTTGCGGGGGTTGCTGCGCCCGTCGCCGGTGCTCGACCCGAGGGGGTACGCCGAGGTGCTCGACGGCTGCGCGGTCGACGCGTGGGAGACGACGTACCTCCAGCGGCTGGAGGGCGAGGACGCCGTGCTGGAGTGGATCACCGGGGCGGCGCTGCGGCCGATCCGGGCGGCGTTGGACGACGGCGAGTGGGCCGCGTTCCGGGGTCGGCTGGCGCCGTTGCTGCGCGAGGCGTACCCGCCGCGGGCGGACGGCACGACGTGGTTCCCGTTCCGCCGGGTGTTCGCCGTGGCGCTCGTGCCGTAG
- the dnaG gene encoding DNA primase gives MAGRIRESDIALVRDRSRIDEVVGDHVSLRRAGGGALKGLCPFHDEKSPSFNVRPSHGTFHCFGCGEGGDVIAFVMKIEHLGFVEAVERLADRAGIQLTYEGGGATIQRDRGTRSRLIEAHRVAAEFYAEQLATPDALAAREFLAQRGFDEAAARQFGCGFAPGGWDRLTKHLLGRGFELTELIKAQLTKEGRQGPIDRFHRRLLWPIRDMGGEVVGFGARRIFDDDPIQAKYLNTSESPIYKKSQVLFGLDLAKREIAKRRQAVVVEGYTDVMAMHLAGVPTAVASCGTAFGADHMNVLRRLLIDDSLNGEVIFTFDGDAAGQKAALKAFEGEQAFSAQTYIAIAPDGMDPCELRQAKGDVAVRDLVARRTPLFEFAIKTRLRDYDLDSVDGRVEALKVMVPFVAQIKDRAKRDGYATRLAWWVGWDDEAAVVRRVRETATGRAPAGPRRAAPVDPNQGALDVDGPPRPDPRDPALWAQREALKAALQLPEMAGPYYDSLPDEAFTHPAYLALHQAIRDAGGVSSGLAGPAFLDAVSQVCRQQAVRSVLTELAVEPLRVKSEDEYRYVQSVLARLQQILVAGQITEIKSRLRRVSPIEEPDEYRALFGDLIALEDYHKALGQQAVGGL, from the coding sequence GTGGCAGGACGCATCCGGGAGAGCGACATCGCACTCGTCCGCGACCGGAGCCGGATCGACGAGGTCGTGGGGGACCACGTCTCGCTGCGTCGGGCCGGTGGCGGCGCGCTGAAGGGGCTGTGCCCGTTCCACGACGAGAAGTCGCCGTCGTTCAACGTCCGCCCGTCGCACGGCACGTTCCACTGCTTCGGCTGCGGCGAGGGCGGCGACGTCATCGCGTTCGTGATGAAGATCGAGCACCTCGGGTTCGTCGAGGCGGTCGAGCGGTTGGCCGACCGGGCGGGCATCCAGCTCACCTACGAGGGCGGCGGCGCGACCATCCAGCGTGACCGCGGCACCCGCAGCCGGCTCATCGAGGCGCACCGGGTCGCCGCCGAGTTCTACGCCGAGCAACTGGCCACGCCGGACGCGCTGGCGGCGCGGGAATTCCTGGCGCAGCGCGGGTTCGACGAGGCCGCGGCCCGGCAGTTCGGCTGCGGTTTCGCGCCCGGTGGCTGGGACAGGCTCACCAAGCACCTCCTCGGGCGCGGGTTCGAGCTGACCGAGCTGATCAAGGCCCAGCTGACCAAGGAGGGCAGGCAGGGGCCGATCGACCGGTTCCACCGCAGGCTGCTGTGGCCGATCCGGGACATGGGCGGCGAGGTCGTCGGGTTCGGCGCGCGGCGCATCTTCGACGACGACCCGATCCAGGCCAAGTACCTCAACACCAGCGAGAGCCCGATCTACAAGAAGTCCCAGGTGCTGTTCGGGCTGGACCTGGCCAAGCGGGAGATCGCCAAGCGCAGGCAGGCCGTGGTCGTCGAGGGCTACACCGACGTGATGGCCATGCACCTGGCGGGCGTGCCCACGGCGGTCGCGTCCTGCGGCACGGCGTTCGGCGCCGACCACATGAACGTGCTGCGCCGGCTGCTCATCGACGACTCGCTCAACGGCGAGGTGATCTTCACCTTCGACGGCGACGCGGCCGGGCAGAAGGCGGCGCTCAAGGCGTTCGAGGGCGAGCAGGCGTTCTCCGCGCAGACCTACATCGCCATCGCGCCGGACGGCATGGACCCGTGCGAGCTGCGGCAGGCGAAGGGCGACGTGGCCGTGCGGGACCTGGTGGCCCGCCGCACGCCGCTGTTCGAGTTCGCCATCAAGACCCGGCTGCGGGACTACGACCTGGACTCGGTCGACGGCCGGGTCGAGGCGCTGAAGGTCATGGTGCCGTTCGTGGCGCAGATCAAGGACCGGGCCAAGCGGGACGGTTACGCGACCCGGTTGGCCTGGTGGGTCGGCTGGGACGACGAGGCCGCGGTGGTGCGCCGGGTGCGGGAGACGGCGACCGGCCGCGCGCCCGCCGGGCCCCGCCGCGCCGCTCCGGTCGACCCGAACCAGGGCGCGCTGGACGTCGACGGCCCGCCGCGCCCCGACCCGCGCGACCCGGCGCTGTGGGCGCAGCGGGAGGCGTTGAAGGCCGCGTTGCAGCTGCCCGAGATGGCCGGCCCGTACTACGACTCGCTGCCCGACGAGGCGTTCACGCACCCCGCCTACCTGGCGCTGCACCAGGCGATCCGGGACGCGGGCGGCGTGTCGTCGGGGCTGGCCGGTCCGGCGTTCCTGGACGCGGTGTCGCAGGTGTGCCGGCAGCAGGCCGTGCGGTCGGTGCTGACCGAGCTGGCCGTGGAGCCGCTGCGGGTCAAGTCCGAGGACGAGTACCGGTACGTGCAGAGCGTGCTGGCGCGGTTGCAGCAGATCCTGGTGGCCGGGCAGATCACCGAGATCAAGTCCCGGCTGCGGCGGGTGTCGCCGATCGAGGAGCCCGACGAGTACCGGGCCCTGTTCGGGGACCTCATCGCGCTGGAGGACTACCACAAGGCGTTGGGTCAACAAGCGGTGGGCGGGCTGTGA
- a CDS encoding sigma-70 family RNA polymerase sigma factor gives MTTASESPAAEQTLAATFTGHRAHLVGVAYRLTGSVADAEDAVQEAWLRLSGLSDRARTDIRDLRGWLTTVVGRICLDRLRSAAVRRERYVGQWLPEPVVTSGEDDPLDAVVRDDGVRMAALVVLDRLTPEQRVAFVLHDAFDVPFAEIADSLGCTVTTARQHASRGRRAVAEADPPPRVALEEQREVLERFLAAVASGDLDAVVSLLHPDVVMVGDGGGKAKTAVHVVSGADKVARLILGLMRRYGDVEGRPALVNGDLGLVFAAQGELTPRVEAIVVRDGRVAGVYDMSNPDKLGHVPFPEAP, from the coding sequence GTGACCACAGCCTCGGAGTCCCCGGCGGCCGAGCAGACCCTGGCCGCGACCTTCACCGGCCACCGCGCCCACCTGGTCGGCGTGGCCTACCGGCTCACCGGCAGCGTCGCGGACGCCGAGGACGCGGTGCAGGAGGCGTGGCTGCGGCTGTCCGGGCTGAGCGACCGGGCGCGCACCGACATCCGGGACCTGCGGGGCTGGCTGACCACCGTGGTGGGCCGGATCTGCCTGGACCGGCTGCGGTCGGCGGCGGTGCGGCGGGAGCGCTACGTCGGGCAGTGGCTGCCCGAGCCGGTGGTGACCTCGGGCGAGGACGACCCGCTGGACGCCGTGGTGCGCGACGACGGCGTGCGGATGGCGGCGCTGGTCGTGCTGGACCGCCTCACCCCCGAGCAGCGGGTGGCGTTCGTGCTGCACGACGCGTTCGACGTGCCGTTCGCGGAGATCGCGGACTCGTTGGGCTGCACGGTCACCACGGCCCGCCAGCACGCGTCACGGGGCCGGCGGGCGGTGGCGGAGGCCGACCCGCCGCCGCGGGTGGCGCTGGAGGAGCAGCGCGAGGTGCTGGAGCGGTTCCTCGCGGCCGTCGCGTCGGGCGACCTCGACGCCGTGGTCAGCCTGCTGCACCCGGACGTGGTGATGGTCGGCGACGGCGGCGGCAAGGCCAAGACCGCGGTGCACGTGGTCAGCGGCGCGGACAAGGTCGCGCGCCTCATCCTCGGCCTCATGCGCCGCTACGGCGACGTCGAGGGTCGGCCCGCGCTGGTCAACGGCGACCTCGGGCTGGTGTTCGCCGCCCAGGGCGAGCTGACGCCCCGGGTCGAGGCGATCGTGGTGCGGGACGGCAGGGTGGCCGGCGTGTACGACATGTCGAACCCGGACAAGCTCGGCCACGTGCCGTTCCCCGAGGCTCCCTGA
- a CDS encoding carboxymuconolactone decarboxylase family protein, with protein MAPRIPVVTTEQANPLVRFAYRFARKRFGAVPEPFTVAAHHRRLFVASARHEMAVEKAAKTLPVSLRELVVYLTAVKLGCSWCVDFGTMLIKHEGLDVDRLKEIHDYRASDKYTELEKLALAYADAMTETPTAVTDEQVAELDRRLGHQGLVELTYLIALENQRGRFNSAFGITDQGFTSGDACRVPMP; from the coding sequence ATGGCACCCAGGATCCCGGTCGTCACGACCGAGCAGGCCAACCCGCTGGTGCGCTTCGCCTACCGGTTCGCCAGGAAGCGCTTCGGGGCGGTGCCGGAGCCGTTCACCGTGGCCGCGCACCACCGCCGGCTGTTCGTGGCGAGCGCGCGGCACGAGATGGCGGTGGAGAAGGCGGCCAAGACGCTGCCCGTGTCGCTGCGCGAGCTGGTCGTCTACCTGACCGCGGTGAAGCTCGGCTGCTCGTGGTGCGTCGACTTCGGCACCATGCTGATCAAGCACGAGGGCCTCGACGTCGACCGGCTCAAGGAGATCCACGACTACCGCGCGTCGGACAAGTACACCGAGCTGGAGAAGCTGGCCCTGGCCTACGCCGACGCGATGACCGAGACGCCCACCGCGGTCACCGACGAGCAGGTCGCCGAGCTCGACCGGCGGCTGGGGCACCAGGGCCTGGTCGAGCTGACCTACCTCATCGCGCTGGAGAACCAGCGCGGCCGGTTCAACTCGGCGTTCGGCATCACCGACCAGGGCTTCACCTCGGGTGACGCGTGCCGGGTGCCCATGCCGTAA
- a CDS encoding helix-turn-helix domain-containing protein codes for MSTVVATADRDVVLADERDQRQAQALMTRLPARGARFTAMTDGQSEGVPVPDELSAIIAQVVHAVAQGHVVTVSTMPEELTTTAAAQLLGTSRPTLMRKIGAGEIPAHKVGSHTRLRTADVLQERHARRQRQLAAFEELRALEDD; via the coding sequence GTGTCGACGGTAGTGGCCACGGCTGATCGTGATGTCGTGTTGGCGGACGAACGCGACCAGCGGCAGGCGCAGGCGCTCATGACCCGGCTTCCTGCTCGTGGCGCGCGGTTCACCGCCATGACCGACGGCCAAAGCGAAGGCGTCCCGGTACCGGACGAGTTGTCGGCGATCATCGCCCAGGTCGTCCACGCCGTTGCGCAGGGGCACGTGGTCACCGTCAGCACGATGCCCGAGGAACTGACGACGACCGCCGCCGCCCAACTGCTGGGCACCTCGCGTCCAACCTTGATGCGCAAGATCGGTGCGGGCGAGATTCCCGCGCACAAGGTCGGTTCGCACACCCGTTTGCGGACAGCCGACGTACTGCAGGAACGGCATGCGCGCAGGCAACGCCAGTTGGCCGCATTCGAGGAACTGCGGGCGTTGGAAGACGACTGA
- a CDS encoding serpin family protein has translation MPDRAHLTFALTLHDAVAPDRTRNACWSPYSVASALGMTAQAARGETEAELVALLGADHAKVLKGAVVGDDAEFAVANTLWAWDDLPLNEGFLTDLAGWPGAKARSAPFAQDPEGARKLINADVAETTRGLVPELLASGAITSDTVATLVNALYLKCAWSEEFPEHDTADLPFRGAGEVATMRREGNVRYAQRDGWQAVALAARGGVEAVVLLPDGDLGGTEGVPAVLEALDHDRVELFLPKLDLSVNVSLADALQQVGVRTMFGRGADFTGLSPDPRLYVDDVVHEAVLRLDEQGFEGAAATAVMMRLTSFMPAEPARTVRVDRPYLLLVRHAETGAIYFLAQVAKP, from the coding sequence GTGCCTGATCGAGCGCACCTGACGTTCGCCCTCACCCTGCACGACGCCGTCGCGCCCGACCGCACCCGCAACGCCTGTTGGTCGCCGTACTCGGTGGCCAGCGCGCTGGGCATGACGGCGCAGGCGGCGCGGGGCGAGACCGAGGCCGAGCTGGTCGCGCTGCTCGGCGCGGACCACGCCAAGGTGCTCAAGGGCGCGGTGGTGGGCGACGACGCCGAGTTCGCCGTGGCCAACACGCTGTGGGCGTGGGACGACCTGCCGCTCAACGAGGGTTTCCTCACCGACCTGGCCGGCTGGCCGGGGGCGAAGGCGCGCTCGGCGCCGTTCGCGCAGGACCCGGAAGGCGCGCGCAAGCTCATCAACGCCGACGTGGCCGAGACGACCCGGGGGCTGGTCCCCGAGCTGCTGGCATCGGGCGCGATCACGTCCGACACGGTCGCGACGCTGGTCAACGCGCTGTACCTGAAGTGCGCGTGGAGCGAGGAGTTCCCCGAGCACGACACCGCCGACCTGCCGTTCCGAGGTGCCGGCGAGGTCGCCACCATGCGCCGTGAGGGGAACGTGCGCTACGCCCAGCGGGACGGGTGGCAGGCCGTGGCGCTGGCCGCGCGCGGCGGTGTCGAGGCGGTCGTGCTGCTGCCCGACGGCGACCTGGGCGGCACCGAGGGCGTGCCCGCGGTGCTGGAGGCGTTGGACCACGACCGGGTCGAGCTGTTCCTGCCCAAGCTGGACCTGTCCGTGAACGTCTCCCTGGCCGACGCGTTGCAGCAGGTCGGCGTGCGCACGATGTTCGGCCGTGGCGCGGACTTCACCGGCCTGAGCCCCGACCCCCGGCTCTATGTGGACGACGTGGTGCACGAAGCCGTGCTGCGGCTGGACGAGCAGGGCTTCGAGGGTGCCGCGGCGACCGCCGTGATGATGCGCCTGACCTCGTTCATGCCCGCCGAACCCGCGCGCACGGTCCGCGTCGACCGGCCGTACCTGCTCCTGGTGCGGCACGCTGAGACAGGCGCCATCTACTTCCTCGCCCAAGTCGCCAAGCCCTGA
- a CDS encoding deoxyguanosinetriphosphate triphosphohydrolase: MSQGYTEHDFARLLPEPPKGAVLPGARTERRSPFSRDRARVLHSAALRRLAGKTQVVGPNEGAEVTGVPRTRLTHSLEVAQIGRGIGEELGCDPDLVDTAGLAHDIGHPPFGHNGERALDELAGPCGGFEGNAQTLRILTRLEPKTARGLNLTRACLDAATKYPWTRRPGMVKFGAYDDDLDVFSWVRQGAPDHRRCLEAQVMDWADDVAYSVHDVEDGVLAHRISLSALGDPAERAVIADLAAKHFSDEPVSVLEATATELLGLPVIAELAEYDGSLRAQVALKRLTSELVGRFASAAVGATRDVHGDGPLSRYRADLVVPPRVAAEVALLKAVAVRYVMSDPSRLAMQARQRELVAELVHLLLMRAPDTLDPAFHPAWVAAGTDAERLRVVVDQVASLTDAQAAAWRRSLANVAPEPL; encoded by the coding sequence ATGAGCCAGGGCTACACCGAACACGACTTCGCGCGGCTGCTGCCCGAGCCGCCCAAGGGAGCGGTGCTGCCCGGAGCGCGCACCGAGCGCCGTTCGCCGTTCTCCCGCGACCGGGCCAGGGTGCTGCACTCGGCGGCGCTGCGCCGGCTCGCGGGCAAGACCCAGGTCGTCGGCCCCAACGAGGGCGCGGAGGTGACCGGTGTGCCGCGCACCCGGCTCACCCACTCGCTGGAGGTCGCCCAGATCGGCCGGGGCATCGGCGAGGAGCTGGGCTGCGACCCCGACCTGGTCGACACCGCGGGCCTGGCCCACGACATCGGGCACCCGCCGTTCGGGCACAACGGCGAACGCGCGCTCGACGAGCTGGCCGGGCCGTGCGGCGGCTTCGAGGGCAACGCCCAGACGCTGCGCATCCTGACCCGGCTGGAACCCAAGACCGCCCGGGGCCTCAACCTGACCCGGGCGTGCCTGGACGCGGCGACCAAGTACCCGTGGACCCGCCGTCCCGGGATGGTGAAGTTCGGCGCCTACGACGACGACCTGGACGTGTTCTCGTGGGTCCGTCAGGGCGCGCCGGACCACCGGCGGTGCCTTGAGGCGCAGGTCATGGACTGGGCCGACGACGTCGCCTATTCCGTGCACGACGTGGAGGACGGGGTGCTCGCGCACCGGATCAGCCTGTCCGCCCTCGGCGACCCGGCCGAGCGCGCCGTCATCGCCGACCTGGCCGCCAAGCACTTCTCCGACGAGCCGGTGTCCGTGCTCGAAGCCACCGCCACCGAGCTGCTCGGCCTGCCGGTGATCGCCGAGCTGGCCGAGTACGACGGCTCGCTGCGCGCCCAGGTGGCGTTGAAGCGACTCACCAGCGAGCTGGTCGGCCGGTTCGCCTCGGCCGCCGTCGGCGCTACCCGCGACGTGCACGGTGACGGCCCGCTGAGCCGCTACCGGGCCGACCTGGTCGTGCCGCCCCGGGTCGCGGCCGAGGTGGCGCTGCTCAAGGCGGTCGCGGTGCGGTACGTGATGAGCGACCCGTCGCGGCTGGCCATGCAGGCGCGGCAGCGGGAGCTGGTCGCCGAACTGGTCCACCTGCTGCTCATGCGCGCCCCGGACACGCTCGACCCCGCGTTCCACCCGGCCTGGGTCGCCGCGGGTACCGACGCCGAACGGCTGCGCGTCGTGGTCGACCAGGTGGCGTCCCTCACCGACGCCCAGGCCGCGGCGTGGCGGCGGTCGCTGGCGAACGTCGCCCCCGAACCCCTGTGA